A single window of Gossypium hirsutum isolate 1008001.06 chromosome A10, Gossypium_hirsutum_v2.1, whole genome shotgun sequence DNA harbors:
- the LOC107924982 gene encoding uncharacterized protein has product MAELNKQDKVVVNGNEEGEETRLLEGMAALDFDMLCSTVASQQTQGKWKEIGSSGEENADFGGVLRMWEGEVVLDFMDDRRVALESACCPCYRFGKNMKRAGFGYCLLQGTVYFILVVSVFLNILAFMVTDRNCFLYLAVAFAVSLGVYSGFFRMQIKRKFNIMGTDNLLDDCIYHLMCPCCTLSQESRTLEMNNVQDGTWHGRGDICIGSHIEGNRPFFELHHPHPISIKIPEPCSMQNGLNGFQ; this is encoded by the exons ATGGCGGAATTAAACAAGCAAGATAAAGTAGTTGTAAATGGAAACGAAGAAGGAGAAGAAACGAGGTTGTTAGAAGGAATGGCGGCGTTAGATTTCGACATGCTATGTTCCACAGTGGCTTCTCAACAAACCCAAGGCAAATGGAAGGAAATTGGAAGCTCCGGGGAAGAAAACGCCGACTTCGGCGGCGTCTTGAGGATGTGGGAAGGTGAAGTTGTTCTTGATTTCATGGATGACCGCCGTGTCGCTCTTGAATCTGCCTG TTGCCCCTGCTACAGATTTGGGAAGAACATGAAGCGGGCTGGTTTTGGTTATTGCCTTCTTCAG GGAACTGTTTATTTCATTCTTGTTGTTAGTGTGTTTCTCAACATCCTTGCCTTTATGGTCACCGACCGGAATTGCTTCCTGTATTTAGCCGTTGCTTTCGCCGTATCTCTCGGTGTGTATTCGGGGTTCTTCCGTAtgcaaatcaaaagaaaattcaataTTATG GGTACTGATAACTTGTTAGATGATTGCATCTACCATCTAATGTGCCCTTGTTGTACATTATCACAG GAATCCAGAACACTAGAGATGAACAATGTCCAAGACGGTACATGGCATGGTCGTGGTGATATATGCATAGGAAGCCACATCGAAGGGAACAGACCATTCTTTGAGCTCCACCATCCTCATCCTATATCAATTAAGATTCCGGAGCCCTGCAGCATGCAAAACGGTTTAAATGGTTTTCAATAA
- the LOC107925281 gene encoding transcription factor MYB14: MAKSVENRALKKGAWSPEEDKKLIAYIKRYGIWNWAEMAKPAGLQRSGKSCRLRWVNYLRPGIKHGNFTKEEEETIIDLHEKLGNRWSVIASKLPGRTDNEIKNHWHAHLSKRLKYDLNSLPDMSDAEIDQYSSFETDPPPTNVPNALISESSAATFTDSLPSSSSNPKP; the protein is encoded by the exons ATGGCAAAATCAGTTGAAAATAGAGCTTTAAAGAAAGGTGCATGGAGTCCTGAAGAAGATAAGAAATTAATTGCTTATATTAAGAGATATGGGATTTGGAATTGGGCAGAAATGGCTAAACCAGCAG GATTGCAAAGGTCAGGGAAGAGTTGTAGGCTTCGTTGGGTGAATTATTTAAGACCGGGAATTAAACATGGGAATTTcactaaagaagaagaagaaacaattaTTGATTTACATGAAAAGCTTGGAAATAG atgGTCAGTGATTGCATCAAAGTTGCCTGGAAGAACTGATAATGAGATTAAAAACCATTGGCATGCTCACTTGAGCAAACGTTTGAAGTATGATCTGAATTCATTACCAGACATGTCCGATGCCGAAATAGACCAATATAGCTCATTCGAAACAGATCCCCCACCAACCAATGTTCCGAATGCATTGATTTCAGAAAGCTCTGCTGCAACTTTCACCGACAGTTTACCTTCCTCGAGCTCGAATCCTAAACCATAA
- the LOC107925280 gene encoding putative cyclin-D6-1 has protein sequence MEYFDLEDPFTTLKQHQFDTISTIFSSESDHMPCLNYLQCLKTSDFHVSFRQEAMSLVFQAQYCCNLDPYTPYLAVTYMDRFISKQEIPQGNPWVLRLLVIACISLAAKMKDIHFCYSNFQREEGFIFDASAIQRMELLVLDALNWRMRIITPFSFICFFISLFELKDPPLIQALKDRATHIIFQAGNETNLLEFKPSTIAASALLMASHELLPLQFPSFKASILCCEFVNEEKLLICFNAVMEMVINEMYTISTSSTVTPISVLDCHCNKSETEMSEKKGIKRHKLIGFCSESKRVKMSHIQPCG, from the exons CTGATCACATGCCCTGTTTGAATTACTTACAATGTTTAAAAACCAGTGATTTCCATGTTTCTTTCAGACAAGAAGCTATGTCTCTCGTTTTCCAG GCACAGTATTGTTGTAACCTTGATCCATATACACCATACCTTGCTGTTACTTACATGGATAGATTCATTTCCAAACAAGAAATCCCT CAAGGTAATCCATGGGTTTTGAGACTACTTGTGATAGCTTGTATTTCATTGGCTGCAAAGATGAAGGACATACATTTTTGTTACTCTAATTTCCAg AGAGAAGAAGGGTTCATCTTTGATGCTTCAGCTATTCAAAGAATGGAGCTTTTGGTACTTGATGCGTTGAATTGGAGAATGAGAATCATAACGCCCTTTTCCTTTAtttgtttcttcatatctttgttTGAATTAAAAGATCCACCATTGATACAAGCATTGAAAGACAGAGCTACACATATAATCTTCCAAGCTGGCAAtg AAACTAATCTGTTGGAGTTTAAACCATCAACCATTGCAGCATCAGCTTTACTTATGGCTTCACATGAACTACTCCCATTGCAATTCCCATCCTTTAAAGCTTCAATTTTGTGTTGTGAATTTGTGAATGAA GAGAAGCTGTTGATATGCTTTAATGCAGTGATGGAAATGGTGATAAACGAAATGTATACTATATCAACTTCAAGCACAGTGACACCCATTAGTGTTTTGGATTGTCACTGCAACAAATCAGAAACTGAGATGTCTGAAAAGAAAGGCATCAAACGACATAAATTGATTGGTTTTTGCAGTGAAAGTAAAAGGGTGAAGATGTCCCATATTCAACCATGTGGATAA